Proteins from one Sarcophilus harrisii chromosome 2, mSarHar1.11, whole genome shotgun sequence genomic window:
- the CLK4 gene encoding dual specificity protein kinase CLK4 isoform X3: MDDTHVAVKIVKNVGRYREAARSEIQVLEHLNSTDPNSVFRCVQMLEWFDHHGHVCIVFELLGLSTYDFIKENSFLPFQLDHIRQMAYQICQSINFLHHNKLTHTDLKPENILFVKSDYVVKYNSKMKRDERTLKNTDIKVVDFGSATYDDEHHSTLVSTRHYRAPEVILALGWSQPCDVWSIGCILIEYYLGFTVFQTHDSKEHLAMMERILGPIPTHMIQKTRKRKYFHHNQLDWDEHSSAGRYVRRRCKPLKEFMLCHDAEHENLFDLVRRMLEYDPAKRITLDEALQHPFFDLLKKK; this comes from the exons AT ggATGATACACATGTTGCAGtgaaaattgtaaaaaatgttGGTAGATACCGCGAAGCTGCCCGTTCAGAAATACAAGTATTGGAGCATTTAAACAGTACTGATCCCAATAGTGTGTT CCGATGTGTTCAAATGCTGGAATGGTTTGATCATCATGGTCATGTTTGCATTGTGTTTGAACTGCTGGGACTCAGTACTTatgattttattaaagaaaatagttttttgcCATTTCAACTTGACCATATCAGGCAGATGGCTTATCAGATCTGTCAGTCCATAAATT TTTTGCATCATAATAAGTTAACTCATACAGATCTGAAacctgaaaatattttgtttgttaaGTCTGACTATGTGGTCAAGTACAACTCTAAAATG AAACGTGATGAACGCACATTGAAAAATACAGATATCAAAGTTGTTGACTTTGGAAGTGCAACATATGATGATGAACATCACAGCACTTTAGTATCTACACGACACTACAGAGCTCCAGAAGTCATTTTAG CACTGGGATGGTCTCAGCCCTGTGATGTTTGGAGCATAGGCTGCATTCTTATTGAATATTATCTTGGTTTCACAGTATTTCAA acaCATGATAGTAAAGAACATTTAGCAATGATGGAACGGATATTAGGACCTATACCAACACACATGATCCAGAAAACAAG gaaacgCAAATATTTTCACCACAATCAGTTGGATTGGGACGAACATAGTTCTGCTGGTAGATACGTTAGGAGACGTTGCAAACCATTAAAG gagtTCATGCTTTGTCATGATGCAGAACATGAAAATTTATTTGACCTGGTTCGAAGGATGTTAGAGTATGATCCAGCTAAAAGAATTACCTTGGATGAAGCATTACAACATCCTTTCTTTgacttattaaaaaagaaataa